tcgttCCTCCCCCTATCCCCTTGGGTCCTCCATAATTAGAGTTTTGAAGCTCCATGTTACCCAACCGTAGGCTCCATCGGTGATAGTGACACTGCGCTCTCCTCAATCGTTGTTGAAGGTGACTTCGATCCCCTCGATCGTGACCAAACTTAGCTATTGCTCTCTTTgttcccccctccctctttctccttcttccctctctccccgTCGCTCATTCACCCCTTCTTCTCTCCCCACCCCCTAGTTATCCTAAGATTAGCATTAAGGTTAGGGcttttctctccttctctctcttcctccctcttcttctccctatCTTCCTCTACATggacccctctctctccctctccctccctcctctctctctcttccttgttttcttcccTCTCCGTACTTGAGTGTGCTCTTAATCGGAGTGGTACGCATGTGTACTGTACCGAACTGTCGCCGGCCAGTATGAGCCTTGGTACCGGTCTGGCAGACCTTGGCATGTACAATACCCACCTTTGGTTTATAGATTGTACATGTTAGGTAGTTGATATTTCAAACATTGCATACTAACTAGTGGATACACTTTTAATGTGTTATAGTGGATTGCGACATAGGTCCAGATACCACTACTAGTTAAGTTATCTTTAGGATTGGATAAGTGATGTAGCACATGGTGCTGCAAaataaaggagaaaaaatagcgGACTCGTgaatgaataataaaattagtATGAATTTTGCAAAATAGCCCACTAAATTTGGATATTTGCTTCTTGAGCTTTCTTGTATGATCATCTTATGCTGTAGAATAAAATGAGATAGTGTAATGGTGACGTGAAAGCTAAATAATAGATGAATATATCTAAAAGTATAAGAGCATAAACATGAGGGCAGAAAAAATAGATGTGTTGCAAGTGTCCTTGCCAAGGTTTGGTGAACAGGTATCGTGAACCGTATTGGTGAACTATCGGTATGGTATAGTATGGGCTGTGCCATGTTGAAGTGTACTGAaatagggagagggaggggcagagagagaagggaggagagagagggggagaaggagagggcagGAGGGACTATAACTAAGGtttgccgtctcggtaccggaccccgtactggtgccacactaATATAGTATCGATATAGTATTGTACatatttttttggcgtaccgagtgtcggtacgccaccgATATCGGTACCGGTATGGTACAGTACGTTCGGTACCGTCCGGTTTGGTACGGTACGACATACCATGATTATAACCCTAAACCTAATagagtgagagaaagagagagagggagcagaGGGACTTACCAGTGACGGCCGACATTGTCAGCGAGTGGCATCCGACAGCATAGGTACCTTCAAAGGCAGTCCGAGGAGCGAGTGGATAAGAAAGGGCCTCGAAGGCTCTCAAACCATAGAATGGGTGGGGTGGAAGGCATTTTATATATGAACTAACTTGAGCAGCTGTACCGTCCTAAGCTAGCATCGCTATGGCTCCGTACGAGCAGTTCGACTCGGTTTAGCATTCACTAATCCTTGCTAACAAACATGTTATAAAGAGCCACTCACAATATATCTTCGTAACTTTGAACTTAATGCAGGAATATGAGCTAAAACATATGCATCATGGGTTACTACGATGAACTTGAGATCTGCTCATGACCAAATATATCTTAAGGGGCATATATGATGGTGACGATATATATTGAAGCAAAATGCATTTAATTGTATATGTAGTAGTAGTATCTCTTATGCAGGTTTTCAAGTAATCAACTTTGTAAGCCTAAAGCAAAAATCCAAAGGAGGAGATAGATGGAGAATTTGGCAATAGACTTGTTTGTTGCCCCTTTGATGCTCGAGACACATGGAATCAAATGGTCATGATAAAATCATTCCATACATTCTAAACCGTTGCTAAATTCTAAATTGTCTTGTTGATCAAATATGGCTTAGGTTTTTGGATAAGATTGCCTGCTTAGTATTGTGGCAACATTTTGTCGTTCCATTCAAGGATGTAAGGTGGCTTTTTTATAATGAACAACAGGAACTTTGTTATCCAATCATCAACATCCAGTCCCATGTGGTTATGTTCATCTAAATTTACTACAATACCAGAATATCCTAGATCATCCATGCCACTTCCTTTTTAGTGCACATTTCTTTCCCAAATTGGTATGTTTTAACTAGAATTATAGATCTAAGTAGAATCTAGAAAGAACAACGAAGAATCGGTGAAAGAGGAAGGAGATGAATGGTAGGAGGAactaaaagaagaagagaagaaaaataaaaggagtACTACTACTAGTggtcttctttgtagcttaggTACGTATGGCTTGTCTTTAATTTCTTTGATTTACTCTCTATCTATTGTCttcgttatatatatatatatatatattgagagACTTTGGATatataagtttttatttttattttgcagAGAATACTTATAAATTATAACAACTGAAAATGGAGATACATAAATCGCCTTCTTCAAACACCTCTAAGGCTAGGAACTAGCAAGAAAAGGCCTTCAAATTGCATGTTGGGTCCATTCCGAATATGTAATGAATGTCATTAATTGCTGGATACAGCTACTAAATGTGTCGAGTACTTATGTATTCTATTTTGTTAAAATAAAAGGGCTCCATGTGCTTATGGATAGACCTGGGAATAATTCCTCGATACCTCAAGGGATGATAAGCaggttttttttcctccttttcgaTGGATGTTGATGTTTCACTAATGGATAGTTAATTTCAGATTCCCATGTTGATGTCATTGTTTGAGATTTATTATGGCCCATGAAGTTGAATGATGACTGAATGATAGAGTTTGTGGATTTTGATCTTATTGTATGAAGTGTAAGCTATTTTTGTGATAACCCTTTATAATCTATGAGTGCTTTATTTATGTACatgtaaataattattttatatagtgAGCTTAGCTATATCatattttatttatcttttaaaTTGCCTGATtaatatgtatatattgtgccatatcatatcatatatccaTGCCGTAAAGCTTGGGAGGATTTTCTGAATTGGAATGTCATCAAAAGTATGATAAAAATTTTCTATCTGATGTGTCATTTGTGCTAACTTACTCTTGAAAATGTGTCTTTTCTAAATTCATCATTTTTTATGATTAACATGGGTTTGTTGTTGCCCCCTTCAATAAAATACTGGCTCTACCAGTTGTCCTAGCCTTGGAGAAGTCCTAGGGTTGGATGGCTCATTATAAAATTTTTCATATAGTGAGGTAAACTAGTTCTCACTAAACATATCTTTATTTCACCATGTGCAGCTCAAGGTTTTTTAAGTCGATGTACAGATTTGTATTGGTTACTGGCTGGTACGGGATGACTGCATTGAATTATGTTATGGGTTGTATATGTACTAAGCAAGAATAAGCAGAAGGTGTGAAAACACCTTCAAACTCGTCCTTAGTGGTGTCAAGTGGTGCGTGGTTCATTAGAAGTTGGTTTACAGCAGTTTAAGGTGGTTTAGGTCCATTGATCTAGGGATCAGTCCTAAGGGGGTGCGAGATGCCGGATTCTTGTGACAGTATGAGCCACTGCAGGATGTAACatggtattttagtcattagGATTCATCAATCACTTACTACCTGCAGACTATATTATGTGATAATTTTCCATGGGCAATTCTGATGGTAGATGGTGGACCTACTTAGAAGTTTGTGAATTGCATCTAGACTTGAAACTTTTGCAATGATGTTGATGCACAATTGATTTCAAAAACCAaattatttctattatttttgataCTTAATAAATCATTAGAGATTTCTTCCACGGGCATCCTAAAAGTACAATTTTATTGCTTTCGGGTTTTTTTTAGAGTAGTAAGGTTGTGATAGAATGGGTTTTCAACTTCATGTTAAATTTTCTCTCATCTTATAATATGCCGGAATTTAGATCCGCCAGTAAATAAAGTAGAAGTCCTATTCAGAGAATTATTTACGTCTAAGATAAGGTTTTGTTCTGCTTATTGAATAATAATTTTACATAATTTTGGttcatatgatttttttattggTTAACTAAGTTGAATCCTGTGGCTGAAAGATTGTTAGCAGTTGTTGTTTAATGTCTATCTTGTTGGCCTTGGGTTTCCCTTGAAATATTCCTACTTGCCTAATGCCTATTTCTTTCAGctaaatgttttattttttcaaaaaaaaaaaaacaacagcaTTGGTGGATTCTACAGCACAGATTGGAAATGCAGATGTCGTTGATCGGCAAGAGGAAATCTATCAAGAGGTGACTTATCGCAGCTTTCCTTTCTTGTAATTTCCATTGATATGTTTTTTGTGTTTTATATTattcatttgcataaaataaatgaaaattcatTGCAGTGCTAGACAGACCTAAGTTGTTCTTTCAAAAGAATAGAGATGCCCCATGAAGTTTAATCTGTTggttaatttaaaaattaaattagcATAAGAAAGAAACTTAGAGATTTCACCTCTGCATTCTATTAGTTTTGATGGTTTTCCTCAATTGCAGATAATGTCCTGGAAGAAGTACTCTACAGAGCTCAATGAATTCAATGGAAGGATTACTCTGAAGATTGCGCAGTTTCATGTATTATATCTGTTGACCCATAAAGCTTTAGATTTCCCTACAAGTTAAATAGAAGAAATGTTTGAAAATCTAGTTTTTTTCTGCTAATCAATCTTGTCTTCCCCCTTCCCCCCTTATTTCTACAGCATGAAGGTGTCAATGCGGCGGCAACAAAACAATCAAAACAGTTTGAAAAAGCAAAATCGTGCCAGTCTGCATCACGGCTCATATTAAATCTTTTACATACATCTAAGAGCAACATCAATTCTGATGTGATGAGGAAGTTTCCTTTGCTTCAGAATTTTATGAGCAATTTCATAAATTCAAGAAAGAATAGGAGTGTTCCTTCTCAGCCTCAGGGACATTCTCAGTCCATGCCACAGCATCTACCATCTCAAGTTTCTCAGCTGCAGCAGCATGATAATCATGTAAACGAGGTGCAACGGATAAACTTGCCGTGCTCGGTAGCATCAATGCAGTCAGCTGCTGCACCAAGCATGCAGCTTGGATCCATGCCTTTATCAACGGCTGTTAATGTTCCAACAACACAGCAGAACATGGCAAATACACTGCAGCCAACTCCTAGCTTGGATCCAACGAAGCAAGGATCTTTGGACTCCATGAAACAGGGAACTGTGGGCTTGGTGCAACAGGATGATGTTGGATCCTTGCAGACTACCATCAGTGCATCTCAACAGCTACATCAAGTGACACAGTTGCCGCTGCACCAGATGCCACAGCATCAAAAAAATGATGTAAATGAGTTGAAGGGGAGACAAAGCTCTGGCATCAAATCAGGATTATATCAACAACATTACCCTTCAGGTCAGCACCATAATTATTCTCATCAACAACTTAAGGCAGGTGTCTCTTTTCCAATTTCTTCTCCTCAAAACCTTCAACCTACTTCACCTCAAGTTTCTCAGCATTCATCGCCTCAAAAAATTGATCAGAACATTCTATTGTCATCTCTTCCAAAAGAGCAAACACCTTCGCAGTCTGCAAACTCAACCTTTATTTCGTCTCCTTATGCTCCCACAACTCCCTCTCCAGTACCTGGAGATCCTGAGAAACATTTTAGCATTTCATCATTATCAAATGCTGTAATTATTGGACATCAACAAGCATTTTCTTCCCCTCAAAGTCATCCTATTACTATCTCTACACCTGGGATTTCAGCCTCACAATTGCTTGAAGAATTTTCGAGTCCAGATGGGTGTGAGGCGAATGTTGTATTTACAACTCTGGGCAAATCAAATGCCAAAGAACAGCCTATAAATCGCTTAATCAAAGCGGTCAGTCAACTTTTCTAAAGCGCTTTTATATATTGGTCTTTATATGATTTTGTGAAAACTTGGTAATTAATCAAGAAAAGTTATTAGACCATTTTCTATGTTCAATTATTTGCATTCATGGATCTGAAATATTGATTCTCAACATCTGCAATATAGCTAAAACTTTGTAAGTGTTTATTGATGAGGATTTTGCTGCATTTCACATTGTAAAGCTAGATTTTTGTAGTCATTATGAATGTTACTTACATGTtatattaacttttaatcattatGAAGTTACAGGCTGCATTGAATATGGGACATGTTTTTTTGATatcatttaataaaaaatttcatTCAGACATCCATGTATCTGAagttattaaaattttaaacttgtattttatttgcaaaagccATGTTTTTACAAGGTTATTTAGTGATTGATGTCGCCATTTCCCATACGCATTCTTGTGCCTCTTGAAGCTCCTATTAGTTCCATGGAATCGCTGATTGAATAGATTGATGATCTTGTGTGGAGCTGTCAAAGTGTAAGCCCCAGTCAAagtgatctcaatcttcaatcATCAATCCAACATCTTATCATGATTGGGGGTCCTGCAAGAGAATTACAGTCTCtctttgaaaaaaagaaatcatatcAGTTGAGGTCAAAAGGAATTTCCTTAATTCCAGAAATTTTGTGTTTTTTTACAATCACCTCATCAGTTCAAACCCgatttttaaatatttcataatttttactCTTTTCTCACATTCTTCcgttttttctcttcctttttcttcttcttgattcttttccttaaaattttagaaattacttttttataaACTAAGAAACAGCTTCCAGTTCTGCTTGAACTAGTGTGAGCTAGTTCAACAAGCGGTTGACCTGTTATGGTTGGTATTTGGTAACCTGGTCTTTTCCATGAACTGGATGTACACTGGTAGAGGCCAAAATTTACTGGTTAGGGTGAATTTATTAAATAT
This is a stretch of genomic DNA from Phoenix dactylifera cultivar Barhee BC4 unplaced genomic scaffold, palm_55x_up_171113_PBpolish2nd_filt_p 000613F, whole genome shotgun sequence. It encodes these proteins:
- the LOC120106728 gene encoding mediator of RNA polymerase II transcription subunit 15a-like, giving the protein MEGSTRNPSRVEGSARADARPADWRSDLNAESRQRVVGKIISSLKKHFPPGASEGLSDFQKLAVRFEQKVYAAATSQDDYLRRISAKLLTMETRAQNGAGINSSPSVLATESQNLADPGIGTKALVDSTAQIGNADVVDRQEEIYQEIMSWKKYSTELNEFNGRITLKIAQFHHEGVNAAATKQSKQFEKAKSCQSASRLILNLLHTSKSNINSDVMRKFPLLQNFMSNFINSRKNRSVPSQPQGHSQSMPQHLPSQVSQLQQHDNHVNEVQRINLPCSVASMQSAAAPSMQLGSMPLSTAVNVPTTQQNMANTLQPTPSLDPTKQGSLDSMKQGTVGLVQQDDVGSLQTTISASQQLHQVTQLPLHQMPQHQKNDVNELKGRQSSGIKSGLYQQHYPSGQHHNYSHQQLKAGVSFPISSPQNLQPTSPQVSQHSSPQKIDQNILLSSLPKEQTPSQSANSTFISSPYAPTTPSPVPGDPEKHFSISSLSNAVIIGHQQAFSSPQSHPITISTPGISASQLLEEFSSPDGCEANVVFTTLGKSNAKEQPINRLIKAVQSLSPKKLSSSVNDIRSVISMIDGIAGSAPGNGSRAALGEDLVASTKFHLEAQELMSQDGNNMTKKLKRDITARPLNVMPSAGSMSDSFQQSELESTSTSNFKRQKVEVNHALLEKINEINQKLIGMVITASEDADMVVAAAGGEGTVIKCCFNAVFLCPNLKSQFASDQMSPIVPLRILIPTNYPKSSPILLDMLPSELSKEFGDLSVKAWSRFRMSLRDLPQPLLLREIVKTWDACAHKVIDEYAQQTGGGSFSSRFGAWENCVSS